One genomic segment of Rhinolophus sinicus isolate RSC01 linkage group LG11, ASM3656204v1, whole genome shotgun sequence includes these proteins:
- the TES gene encoding testin — MDLAVKVKKMGLGHEQGFGAPCLKCKEKCEGFELHFWRKICRNCKCGQEEHDVLLSNEEDRKVGKLFEDTKYTTLIAKLKSDGIPMYKRNVMILTNPVAAKKNVSINTVTYEWAPPVQNQALARHYMQMLPKEKQPVAGSEGAQYRKKQLAKQLPAHDQDPSKCHELSHKEVKEMEQFVKKYKSEALGVGDVKLPREMDAQGPTRMDSPGGDRSTAAAVGAMDGKSAEHRTQYSCYCCKLSMKEGDPAIYAERAGYDKLWHPACFVCSTCQELLVDMIYFWKNGKLYCGRHYCDSEKPRCAGCDELIFSNEYTQAENQNWHLKHFCCFDCDNILAGEIYVMVDDKPVCKPCYVKNHAVVCQGCHNAIDPEVQRVTYNGFSWHAAAECFLCSCCSKCLLGQKFMPVEGMVFCSVECKKMMS, encoded by the exons aaaaatatgtCGTAACTGCAAGTGTGGCCAAGAAGAACATGATGTCTTATTGAGCAATGAAGAGGATCGAAAAGTGGGGAAACTTTTTGAAGACACCAAGTATACGACTCTGATTGCAAAGCTAAAATCAGATGGAATTCCCATGTATAAACGCAATGTTATGATATTGACCAATCCGGTTGCTGCCAAGAAGAATGTCTCGATCAATACGGTTACCTATGAGTGGGCTCCTCCTGTCCAGAATCAGGCATTG GCCCGGCACTACATGCAGATGCTGCCCAAGGAGAAGCAGCCGGTGGCCGGCTCGGAGGGGGCGCAGTACCGGAAGAAGCAGCTGGCAAAGCAGCTTCCCGCACACGACCAGGACCCGTCCAAGTGCCATGAGCTGTCTCACAAAGAGGTGAAGGAGATGGAGCAGTTTGTGAAGAAATATAAGAGCGAGGCTCTGGGAGTAGGAGACGTCAAACTTCCCCGTGAAATGGACGCTCAAGGCCCCACCAGGATGGACAGCCCTGGAGGGGACCGCAGCACGGCGGCCGCGGTGGGGGCCATGGATGGCAAGTCGGCCGAGCACAGAACTCAGTAT TCCTGCTACTGCTGCAAACTGAGTATGAAGGAAGGTGACCCGGCCATCTATGCTGAAAGGGCCGGCTACGATAAACTGTGGCACCCGGCTTGTTTCGTCTGCAGTACCTGCCAGGAACTCCTGGTCGACATGATTTATTTCTGGAAGAATGGGAAGCTGTACTGTGGCAGACACTACTGTGACAGCGAGAAACCCCGATGTGCTGGCTGTGATGAG ctgatattcagcaatgagtataCCCAGGCAGAAAACCAAAACTGGCACCTGAAACACTTCTGCTGCTTTGACTGTGACAACATCCTAGCTGGGGAAATATACGTGATGGTGGACGACAAGCCCGTGTGCAAGCCCTGCTATGTGAAGAATCACGCTGTG GTGTGTCAAGGGTGCCACAATGCCATCGACCCTGAAGTGCAGCGGGTGACCTATAACGGTTTCAGCTGGCACGCGGCCGCCGAGTGCTTCCTGTGCTCCTGCTGCAGCAAGTGCCTCCTGGGGCAGAAGTTCATGCCGGTGGAGGGGATGGTCTTCTGCTCCGTGGAGTGTAAGAAGATGATGTCCTAG